ACAAACCAGGCGACTTAgatcagtttttcttgctagatCATACAATTTACATTGAATTACTTTCCTTCTCATTGGCTTGAAACATCGACTTTAGCTTTACCCATTCCTTAAGGTATTAATTATTTAGAAAGCAAAATGTTGAGATGAAATCTTACCTGAGTCATTTTATCACTTTTGCCTTCCCAACTTAATCGTTCGTCATAGTGAGGATCGGCATGTGTTCCAATATAAATCGGCTCCCAATGTACATAGTAGCCTACACGTTTGCCTATGTGGAACACACCCAATTCCTCAGTTTCATTCGCAGCTATCCACTCCTGTGACTTCGGTACTCCATGGCAACTTGAACACACTCGTTTATGGAATGGAATAGCTTTGCCACCTTTCAAGAGCTCCTGCaattccgttttatcttttggaACCGGTGCACTGCTCTCCACTTCGAATATGGAAAGTGGGTAGACCCTAGAACGGAGTATGATTAGAAAATGGATAAACAGAGCTGAACAGTGAGTAACTTACTTCGGATTCTTTCTCTGGAACGTTGAATCGTTACGTGCAACCATCTCTAGAAATTTCCTCACCAAACCAGGATTCGGATATAGTTCCACGTCGCTAGCTAATATATAATGCGTTAGAGCTGCATCCCGGGCAATGTTCCTGCCCACATTGACTGGATATAGTAACTTCTTTTGCGTCTTATACATTGCGTTTGTCGACACATTTGCGTATGCCACCGGCAATGAACAGTTTATAGGTGCATCTAAGGCCTTATTGTACTTGGGAACAGTCTTGGGGATATGTTTCGAGCTGAAATATATATGCCACGTAACATAGTAACGAACTAAATGACTTTCAGGCAGGCAATTTCGTAAGTATTTAATGGAGTTTAGTGTGGGAGGAAAATCGGTGCCGGGTGCATGAAGGGCTATACTAATTGGTGCGTTCCACCTGAAAGACAAAacaggaagtttggtcaaagaTTCATTTAATCGCAAAATCGGAACTCACCTTTCGAGCAGCGGAATTACATTATCTAAAAAGGTATAATCAGCATGAGTTGTGTAAGTAATGGTTTCGTGGCACTTAAGTTCGCCATGATCGGCGCGAATATAGTTTTTCAACACCCAGAAATCACCCCGCTGTACGGTTTCTGGATTATAGTCTCGATCATGACATTTTAAAATTGACTTGATTCGTTCTGAGAGCTCCTTATCATCGCCAGTTGGC
The window above is part of the Hermetia illucens chromosome 3, iHerIll2.2.curated.20191125, whole genome shotgun sequence genome. Proteins encoded here:
- the LOC119650970 gene encoding beta-1,4-glucuronyltransferase 1, giving the protein MLTRRNWLLRCSILINVIVVLYLCSHVMIGGGGNFTGSGFIIPADEVTKMRQMTNFVPKERSLDMKVKEQDILRSSSASETTVRNQHDQQSHIDKSLNGNKINNNNNINKEDTRNKDKDNVLEDANAQKAPQPLTQPQEQYVEAQQPQQQSKEQDLPDNGPGNEDKRFEIPPNVESANADPNKAPVADGNGPNNGGPASESESYVINASTETYLPTGDDKELSERIKSILKCHDRDYNPETVQRGDFWVLKNYIRADHGELKCHETITYTTHADYTFLDNVIPLLERWNAPISIALHAPGTDFPPTLNSIKYLRNCLPESHLVRYYVTWHIYFSSKHIPKTVPKYNKALDAPINCSLPVAYANVSTNAMYKTQKKLLYPVNVGRNIARDAALTHYILASDVELYPNPGLVRKFLEMVARNDSTFQRKNPKVYPLSIFEVESSAPVPKDKTELQELLKGGKAIPFHKRVCSSCHGVPKSQEWIAANETEELGVFHIGKRVGYYVHWEPIYIGTHADPHYDERLSWEGKSDKMTQGYALCALDYEFHILDNGFLVHKPGIKILKKDTRRAMLAAKTNQLIKKIIYPELRIMYGVRKGCAV